In the Alphaproteobacteria bacterium genome, AACACCAGCGCGCCGAACGGGCGCACCGCAAAGCCGGCCGCGAAGGCGAGCAGCGTGAAAATGAAGGCGGCGTTCGGCGCGACGCCGGAGAAGAACTTGCCGGCGAGAATCGCGCCGAGCGTGCCGTAGATGTAGAAGTCGTACCACTCGAATACGGTGCCGAGCGACGACGCGAAGATCACGACGGCGTCGCTTTGTCTTCCCGTCCCGGCTCTGCCGTCGACTGTTGTGGTCGCCATTAATCCCCCCTTGGTTGAAGCCCGAACGCAGACCCCGCGCGCATCGGCGCGCGCGTCTGCTTGGGTGGGACGCTATCCTTGGCTCTCGATGGGAGTCTGTTCGCCGCTTGTCTTAGACTAAAGGTCTACATCGACTTATCTAACCATATGTTTTTTATGTTGAATCGTTGCATTGTGAAATACAATCGGGCGATCTCCAAGGAGAATGGACTGGGTATAGCAATTGGTCGAATATGAGGGGCCGATCGAGCCGCACTCACAGCATTGTTTGCGCGCGGTCGATCATGGTGATGAGCCAGTCCGCGGCCTGCAGAACCGCGGCGCGTTGCACCAGCGAGGCCTTGCGGAACGTGGTGTTGAGCAAGGTGCGCGCGCGGCCAAGCGCCGGATGCGTCGATTTCTCCGCAAGCATGGTGAGGCGCGCGACCAGTTCGTCGCGGCGCTTCTCCAGATCGTCATAGCGCGCGCGAAACGTCGTGGCGCGCGGCCTGGCTTTTCCTGGCTGCCGGTTCGGCATGGGTCACACGTCCCTGGTCCGGCGTTCTCAGCAACGCGTGCCACAAACCGCGGCGGTAACGCAATGCTGCAAGCAGGCAAGCATACGCGAATTGCAGCGGTGGGGCGACGCGCGGTTAATATTACCAAGTGATTTCAGGGGCGTATTAACCGCTTCCCGTCGGCATTTTCGTTATGGGTGAGGTTGAATTTTCGGGCAAACGCATCGGCCTTCATGCGCGCTGGTCACATCATTCTCACGGCACTCTGCGCCGCCACGCTGGCGGCGCCGGCGCGCGCGCAAACCGGGCCGGTGATCGCAATTCCCGGCAAGGTTGGTGTCCCGGTCGTCATGAATGGCGTGATCGTCGATGGCGCGGTCATCTGGGGCGACTGGGGTCTGGCGCGTCCAACCTTTGGCGTCGTCGTCGACGGGATTGTCGAATTTGCTCCGCCGCCGTGGGACTCGCGCGACTACTTTCCGAAGACCGGACGCAAGCCGCGCGTCGGCCGCATGGAAGTCGAGCCGAAGCACCGCCGCCCGACGCCGACGAGCTTCCGCCGCGACTGGTCGGCCGAGTCGAACTTCAAAAACGCCGGTTACCGAATATCCGCCGTACGATCCGCCGCCAGTGATCCTGGCGCCGCGCGATCGTCGCCATTGAAACAGGAGTTTGAGGCCGCAAGCCTCATCACTAAGGCTCGCCGAGCCGAGTGTAACAGGGAGCGTAAGAAAATGACTGGATGTCCCGTCCGACTACTCACTGCCGCCGCATTCGCGGCTGCGGCGAGCCTTCTGTCTGCGTCTGCCGCATCCGCCAACTGCTGCGGCGTCGGCTATGCTGCGCCGGTCGCCTACGCGGCGCCCGTTTACGTGCCACCCGTCGCCTACGCGGTGTCGTCCTGCGGCTGCGCCTCGTCCTGCTGTGGCGGCGGCCTATTCGGTGGTGGCGGCTTGTTCGGAGGCGGCTACGGAGCCGGCTTCGGCGTTTCGTCGCCGATGTATGTGGTGAACCAGGGCCCGGCCTACGATGCGCCGGTGGTCGGTGTGCCCGAGCCCGCGCCGGCCTATGGCTACGGCGCTGGCTATCCCTATGTCGGCGCTGGTTATGGCGGCGGCTACGGTGGGTATGGTGGCGGTTATGGCTACGGTGGCTACGGCTACCGTGGCGGCCTCGGTTATCGCGGTGGCTTGGGCTGGCGTGGCGGCTACGGTGGCTACGGCTACCGTGGTGGCCTCGGCTATCGCGGCGGCCTGGGGTATCGCGGCGGCTACGGCTATCGCGGCGGTCTGGGCTATCGCGGTGGAGTCGGCTTCCGTGGTGGTTACGGCGGCGTAGGCCGGGTCGGCTACGGCGGTGGTTTCCGTGGCGGTTACGGCGGCATGGGCCGCGTCGGCTATGGTGGCGCGGGCCGTGTCGGCCGCTGGCGCTAACCGCCGCTGACGAGTTCGAGAATGCGGCGGGCATCACGCCCGCCGCTTTTGCGTTTCAGGATTTGCGCAGCTGCTGCATGGCCGCATAGAGCGCGACCGCGGCCGCATTCGAGACATTGAGACTCTTCAGCACGCCGGGCAGCGCGAGCCGCGCGTGGATATCGCAGGTCGTCCGCGTCAGCTGCCGCAGCCCCTTGCCCTCCGCGCCGAGCACCAGCGCGAGCGGTTCGCGCAGATCCGCCGCTGCAAGATCAGTCTCGCCTTCGCTGTCGAGCCCGACCGTGAGCCAGCCGCGCTCCTTCAGCTTGGTCAGCGCCCGCGCGAGATTTTGCACCGTCACCGTCGGTACGAGATCGAGCGCGCCGGATGCGGCTTTGGCGAGCACGCCGGTCGCCTCGGGCGAATGCCGCGCCGTGGTGACGATCGCGCTCACGCCGAACGCCGCCGCGGAGCGCAGGATCGCGCCGACGTTATGCGGGTCGGTGATCTGGTCGAGGACGAGCACGGTGCCTTCGTCGCCGAGATCCTCGAGTTCGAGCGCGGGGAGGGGATCGGCTTCCACCAGCAGGCCGTTATGCACGGCATCCGCCGAGAGCCGTGCCGCGATCGCATCCGGCCGCACGATCTCCGGCGCGACGGGAAGCGCGAGGCCTTCCTCGCCAAGCCGGTGCGCGGCGTTCTCGGTCGCGATGATCTTGCGGATCGTGCGCCGTGGATTGGCAAGCGCGGCCGCGACCGTGTGCCAGCCGTAGAGGATCGCGACGCCCTCCGGGATGCCGGGGCGCACGGGCTTGGGCTTGGGCGCAAAGCGGCTTTTGTCGCGCGGGCGGCGCGGCTTCGACTGCTTCGGATCCCACTTTCGATCGGCCATCAGGCGGATGTGTCACGGTCTCGGTTCGCTGGCAATCGAGCCGGGCGGGCGAGCGGAACAAACCGGAGACCTGCCGGGTTTTCGCCTCGAGCCTCTAACGGAGAACGCCATGGCAGACCCCTCAGCCCCCAACTACGAGCGTGCGCTCGACGACATCACGCAGCGCGGCATCTCGGCGATCCGCAGCACGGAAAAGAAGGTCGATTCCGCGATTTCCAGCACCGCCGACGCGGCGCGCGGAGCGGTCGATCACGCCGAGAAGGTCCAGGACAGCGTGCACGGCGCGATCCTGCACTCGATCAAGGTCCGGCCGTACACCACGCTGGCAATCGCGGGGCTGATCGGCTTTGCCTACGGCGCGCTGCGCCGCTGACGCTCTGCCGAGGGCTCACCTTTTCTTCTGCCGCGCGCGCTCGACGAACGCAGCCATCATGCGGCCCGGCTCGTCGGTCGCGTAAGCTTGCTTGAAACTTTCGATGCCGGCGCGAACCGCCTGATCCAAGGTCATATTCTCCCAGTCGCGGATCAGCTTTTTCTGCAGCCGCACCGCCTGCGGCCCGGCAGCGAGCAGCGCATCGAGCCGCGCCTCGACGGCGGCATCAATTTCGACGGGTGCGACCACGTGCTCGACCAGGCCCCAGGCGAGGGCGGTCGCGGCATCGATGTTCTCGCCCCAGAGCAGCAGCTCGCGGGTGCGGCCCCAGCCGATCAGGCCGGGCAGCAGCGCGGCCTCGACCACCGAGGGGATGCCGACCTTCACCTCGGGCATGCCGAACAGCGCGTTGGAGGAGGCGACACGCAAATCGCAGGCGGCGGCGATTTCGAGGCCGGCACCGAGCGCGTAGCCGTTGACGCGCGCGATCACCGGCACCGGCATCTCGCGCAGCGCGTTGCATGAACGATGCACCAGCGTGATGAAGGCCTCCGCCTTCTCGGCATCGAGGGTCGCCATCTCGAAGATGTCGGCGCCCCCGATGAAGGCCTTCTCGCCGGCGCCGGTGAGGACGACGGCGCGCAGATCCTCGCGTTTGGCAAGCGCCTCGAGCTCGGCGACGAAGGCCAGCATCAGATGGCTGTTCAGCGTGTTGAGCTTCGCGGCGTTCTGCACGGTAACGCGGGCAACGGCGCCGAGCTTTCGCGCTTCTAAGGCCACTTCGACGGAGCCGGTCATGAGTTCCTCTCCTGGAGTGTGATCCAACTTCGTTGGATTCGGGATCATGCCTTCGGGAACGCGCGAGGGGCTTTTCCGGTTGACACCCGTGCGAGGCGTCACCATAACACCCGCCCGCGAGCTGTTCCGCCGTCAGGCGGATCGCTTGCAAATTGCCTGAGATTCCATGAGGTTCGACGGCGAGCGGGGGAGTGTCCCGAGCGGCAAAGGGGGCGGACTGTAAATCCGCTGGCTACGCCTTCGTAGGTTCGAGTCCTACCTCCCCCACCAGCCTTCGCTGCGGAGCAGCGCAAGGCTGCCCACCGAAGCCCGTAGGGCGAAGGCAGGGCTCGTGCCGCAGCTCCGGCTGGCAAGCCAGCCTCTCTTCTCGGCAAGCGTTTGCGATCCGGTCACACCTTTGCGACTATGATCGAATGATGCGGGTGTAGCTCAATGGTAGAGCAGAAGCCTTCCAAGCTTACGACGAGGGTTCGATTCCCTTCACCCGCTCCAGCCTTCGCCCGCCGAAGCGGCGGGCTACGGCTGGCGAGCCAGCCTAGGCGAACATCGCGAAGGCGGGCTACGGCTGGCGAGCCAGCCCGCTTGTGAATGGGCCGCACCTACGAAGAGTTCGAGGTCGGGCAGCGCTTCGAGACAGCGCGCCGCACCGTGACCGACGCGGACATCAACTCATTCGCCGGGCTGACCGCCGACTTCAACCCGGTGCACATGGATCAGGTTTTCGCGGCGCAAAGCGGCTTTGAGGGCCGCATCGCGCACGGACCGATGATCGTCGGCATGGCGTTCGGGCTTGCGTCGCGCGCCGACGTCATGGACGGCACTATCCTGGCGCTCCTCGAAATCGCCTGGAAATTCGTCAGGCCGGTGCGTCCCGGCGACACGATCCTGGCGGTCTTCACGGTGGTCGAGAAGCGCCCGACCCGCGCCCCCGACCGCGGCGTCGTCACGATGCAGATCGACGTACACAACCAGCACGGCGACGTTGCACAGACCGGCACCGCAAAGACGCTGATCCGGCGGAGGGACGCGAGCGCCGGACAGGCGCTGCCGCGCCCGGAGTAAGCTGATCGTTGACATTTGTAAGCTATTTGCTTACTCTGTCAGATCAATGATCCGTAGCTTCAAGAACAAAGCGCTTGCCGAGCTTTGGGAAAGAGGCCGGGCGGCGAAGATCGACGCCAGAATGTACGATCGGATCTTCGCGCGGCTTGACCGGCTCGATGTTGCGGTCAGACCGGATGAAATGAATGTTCCGGGTTTTGACTTTCATGCTCTGCGAGGATTCAAGCCGACACGCTATTCGGTCCACCTGAATGGGCCGTGGTGCATCACATTCGAGTTCGAAGATGGGGACGCTTCCCGCGTTGACTTCGAACAATATCACTGAGGTGGCAGCGATGGTTTATGCGGCCAAGCGCAATCCGAACCGGTGTCCGACACATCCGGGCGCATTGTTGCGCGATGACGTGATCCCGGCGACGGGGCGGAGCAAAGCCGAGATTGCCGCGTTGCTCGGAATTTCGCGTCAGCATCTTTATGACATTCTTCGCGAGCGCAAACCGGTTTCGCCCGCAGTCGCGGTGCGACTCGGCAAACTGTTCGGCGACGGGGCGGGCGTGTGGACGCGGATGCAGGCCGCCTATGATACATGGCAGGCTGAGCGCAAAGAGGACGTGAGCAAAATTCCTACGATTCGCGCGCGAGCCGCTTAGCCTCGAGACGCCGCAGATCGAGGTGCTCAACCAGCACGGCGAAGTCCTACAGACCGGCACTGCGAAGACATTGATCCGACGGGCATGATCCCGAAAATGCCGCCCCGGACTTGATCCGGGGTGGATACCGGTTTTCGGATAAGATCATGCCCAAAGAAATGCGGGCCGCGGCTAGGGTGGCTCCCGCGCGAGAGCGCGTCCTGTACGCATTTTTCCCGACTGCCGATCCCCAACTGCTGATTGCCTTTCGGCTTGCCTCCCGCCTCCCGCTTTGCCACAGACGGTGCGGGGATAAGGGCGGACGGGGCAATGTACAAAGCGATCTTGCTTGCGCTGGCGGCCGTGGGGCTCGCCGGGTGTGTGACGGCGACGAACAGTCTTTCCAAACAGGACGTCGCAACGTTTCGGTATGCCGGCACGAGCGTCCGGTTTGCACCGGACGTGAAGATCTGGTGGGGCGATGGCGAGCGCGCATACGCGGCATCGAAAGGGCAGCCCGCAACCGAGTCGGAGATCCTCGCGAAAACGCCGGAGGGCCAAGCCTACCTGCGCGATACGATTACGACCAAGCTGAAAGTCGCAGTCGAACGTCAGGTTGCGGCGGGAATGATCGGCACGCGGCCGGTGCGCATCGAGATCATCGTCAAGGACGTGACCATCGCGTCGGCGATCCAGCGTGTGCTCGTCGGCGGGCATCATACGATGACGGCGGACGTGAATCTCGTCGATGCCAAGACCGGCGCGATCATCGCGCCATACGCCGCGCAATCAGCGATGTCGTTCGCAGGGCAGGGCATCGGTGGTGCGCTTGTCGATGCGGCATTGCTCGCTGAACCGATCGATCGAGTCATCAACAACTATGCCGAGCAATACGCCGGTTGGCTGCTGCGGACCTAGCGCAGGCCATTTCAGGGCCGCTGTCTGCTCCACAAAAAAAGCCCCGCCGAGGCGGGGCGACGAGGAGTTGGGCTCACTCCGTTACTGCGGGTTCGGTGCCGGTGCGGCCGGCGGCGTCGTGGCGGGCGGCGCGACTGACGGTGCCGCAGGTGGCGTGGGTGCCGGCGCGCTCTGCGTCGGCGTGTTGTTGCTCGCGGTGCGCATGGTGTCGCCGTTGTAGGTCACGACGAAGTAGCCGCCGATGATCAGGATCGCCGCGATGATGATCGCGGGCACCGCGAAGCTCGCATCGTCATTGGTGGCTGGCGGATATCCCAAGCCGTCGATGTCCCGCCGGCGTTCGAGGTCTGGACGATCGTCCATCATGGAATGCCTCCTTGGCTCGACCTTCGTGGCTCAAGAACGCCTCAACGGCCCGGAAGGTCCGGATGGAACCCGCATGTGTGCGTCGAAACGGGAAAAGCTCGCGAATCGGGAAAAGCCCCGAGCCGTCGCGCCGAAACTTGCGCAAAACCGGGAGGTGACGGGGCGAAAATCGCCCGCTATATAGCCCGCTCTGCCTAGGAGTGTAGCTCAACTGGCTAGAGCACCGGTCTCCAAAACCGGGGGTTGGGGGTTCGAGTCCCTCCACTCCTGCCAGTGGCAGGGGCTCGCAGCCAATATGGCCGCGCACTAGATTGGTTCCTGCTGTCGAAGTCAGGGGGCCGCCATGGGACTTCCGCGCCGCAACGTCCTCAAGCTCGCCACCGCTGCTGTCGCACTGCCCGCACTCCCGCGCGCCGCATTCGCGCAAGCCGCGTATCCATCGAAGCCGATCACCATCGTGGTGCCCTATGCGGCGGGCGGGCCGACCGACACCATCGCGCGCATCCTGGCCGAACGGCTGCGCGTCTCGCTCGGCCAAACCCTCATCATCGAGAACACCACCGGCGCCGGCGGCACCATCGGGGTCGGGCGCGTCGTGCGTGCGGCGCCCGACGGCTACACCATCGGCATCGGCCAGAACGGGTCGCACGTCGTCACCGGCGCCACCTATCAAAGGCTGCCGTATGATCTTCTGAACGACCTGCAGCCGCTGACGCTGCTGACCGACGCGCCGTTTTTCCTCGCCGCGCGGAAAACGTTTCCGGCCGACGATCTCAAGGGCCTGATCGCCTGGATGAAGGCCAATCCCGGGCAGATCATCTTTGCCAACGGCGGCAATGGCAGCATCACGCACATCAGCGGCTTGCTGTTCATGGACCTGACCGGGACGACCGGACAGGTCGTGCCTTATCGCGGCAACGCGCCGGCGATGCAGGATGTCGTGGCAGGGCAGGTCGACATCATGATCGCCGATCCGGTCACCGGCGTGCCGCAGGCGCGCGGCGGCAGCATCAAGGCCTATGCGGTCACCGCGAACAAGCGGCTTTCGACCGCGCCGGAAATCCCGACGGTCGACGAGGCCGGATTGCCCGGCTACTACGTCTCGCTCTGGCATGGGCTGTGGATGCCGAAGGGCACGCCGCAGCCAATCATGGACAAGCTCAACGCGGCCGTGGCCGAAGCGCTCGCCGATCCGACGGTTCAGGGCAAGCTTGCCTCGATCGGACAGGACATTTTCTCCGCCGACCGGCAGACCCCGCAGGGGCTTGATGCGCATCAGCGGGCCGAGATCGCCAAATGGTGGCCGCTGATCAAGGCGGCCGAGATCAAGGTGGAGTAGGGGGCGGCGGGCACTGTTACGCTCGCAAGATGGCCGCCGCAGATCAAGCGATGCCATGATCTGCAAAATCTCCAGAGAATCTCCAGAAGAATAACGACGCTCTGAAGCCTGCCTTCAAGCAAGCGGCTCCGCGCTTCTCTAGATAGTTCACCAACGGCACACCTGTCGGCCCGGGCGTTCTGTGGCCGGCGGACGAAGACATTTTTCGATCGTGCCTGGTTGATTTGAGAAGCGAAAGATTGCCGCAATGACGACGTTTAAAAACCGGCCTGCGCCCGCACCGGGCGCAGGCCACACCACCCAAGCCACTCGCCGGACCATGCTGAGCGCCGCCCTCGGATGCGCGCGAACAGGCGCTGTGGCGCTGGCATTCATGGCGGTGTCCGGCGGTTTGCTCTGGGCCGCGCCGCCTGCTGACGACTTTGATGGCGCGGCGCGCCTCGAGGCGGCGGTCGAAGCGATCTCAACCCATCCGCGCGTCAAGGACGTGCCGCGGGACAGACTCAAGGCGACGACCGAGTTCGCGGTCGGAAACGTGCTGTTCGTGCTGCTGCACGAGGCGGCGCACGGGCTGATCTCCGACCTCGGGCTGCCGGTGCTGGGCCGCGAAGAGGACGCGGCCGACCAGTTTGCGACCGTCACGATGCTCGACATGAAGACCGAGTTCACACATCGCACGCTGGTCAACTCGGCGAAGGCCTGGTTGATCAGCGACCGGCGTGCCCGCGACGAAGGCGAGGCCGTTACCTACTACGACAATCACGGCCTCGACCTGCAGCGCGCCTACAACATCGTCTGCCTGATGGTCGGGTCGGACAACGACCGGTTCGAGGATCTCGCCAACGAGGTGAACCTGCCGGACGACCGGCAGGAGAGCTGCGCCTTCGATTACAGCAATGCCCAATGGTCCTGGGAGCAGGCGCTCAAGCCCCACCGGCGCGCGCCGGACCAGGAGCGCACGAAATACGAGATCATCTACGGCAAGGCTGAGGGAACGTTTGACTTGTTCGAAAAAGTCGCCCGCGAGACCGGAATCATGAAGCGTGTCGTCGACCGCCTGGTCGACCTCTATGTCTGGAAGAAGCCGTTCACCATCGAGCTGCTGACCTGCGGCAGTTCGGGCGCGAAATGGGTCGGGTCCGATCACAAGATCACCCTGTGCTACGAGCTCGCCGAGGAGTTCGTGCAGCTCTACAAGCTGCATGGCGAGGATCCGCTGGCGAGCCTGAGCCCGGCCGCCGGAAGCCGGTTGGGCGGGCAGTTGGGCTTCCGGTAAGCGGGGCGTAATGTTGGCGAGGCGCGGCGCGGGCGCGCGGCGGCATGGATTGTGGATGCCCAAGGGCATGCCGCTGCCGATGGTCAGATCAGATGCAGACCGTTGGCGACAACTCGCTCACGCGACGTCTCATGTTCCGCCAATCGATCCATGTCGATCGAGGGGGTGTAGCCAGACTTCAAAATCAGCTCGCCCGCTGAAAACAACAGCGGCTCCCTGAACAACCGTTCCTTGGGCTTTAGGAATCCGTTGAACTCCCCGGCGTTTCGGATGGTCTGGCTCGCGATGCAGGCTTCCATCCAACAGCCCAATTCGCTTGAAAGCCCGTCGCCCAGCACCGGCTCCATGCCGCAGTCGCGCACGAGGTCGAGGCCTTGTCGCAGCAGGTCCAGGCCTCCGAACCGCTTCAGCTTCAGTTTGCAGAAGCCGACATTCCGGATGTCGGCGGCTCGCTTGATGTCGTCCAGTTCGCAGATCGGCTCATCCAGCATGATCGGTACGCTGGAGACCTTGGCAACATTGGCGTTCGCGTCCCAGTCTTCGGTGCGGCACGGCTGCTCGAATAGTTCGACGCCGGCGGGGTCGAGGGCACCGGCAAATCGGCACGCATCGCGCTCGGCGAACGCCCGATTGGCATCTATCCGGATCGTTGCGCGTCCATTGATGGCGCGCTGGATCAAGCGCACACGCGCCGTGTCGGCATCGGCATCCTTGCCGACCTTGATCTTGAAGGTCCGAAAGCCATCCTGGAGCCGCCGTTCGACTTCCTCCTCAATGTCAGCCGGCGAAGAGCTGTTGAATGGCGTGAGCAGCGGAAGCCGAATGTCGCTTGCGATCTTCAGCGCCGGATGATCTTCGAGCATCTCGATGGCAGTCAACAATGCCGTGGCAGCAACCTTGCTGAAGCCCGCATTTGCCGAAATCAATGCCTTCGCCTGCGCCGTATCCTTTGCGACGACCGCGGTGGCGTATTCGCGGCAGAACGACCATCCGCCTTCTCGCGTCTCGCTGCTCGAGCCAGGCGAGATATGTCCTTCGCCCCAGCCGGTCCGGCCGTCCGCGTCACGGACCTCGACAATGATTGGTTCGAATTCGTTGAAGGTCCGATACGAGAGCACGTACGGCCGGATCAACGGCAGCCGAACTGTCCGTATTGTGATCTCGCTGATCTTCATGCAATTCGTTCGCTGCCCTTGATCTGGCTGCGGTGCATGATGCGACGGGACTTCGGATCGAACGCATCGCGGCGATGCAAGACGGCAAGATTGTTCCACATCAGCACGTCGCCCACTTTCCATTCGTGGCACATCGTGAAGCGCGGTTGCGTTGCATGGGCCCACAGCGCGTCGAGCAATGCTTCGCTCTCCGCAACCCCAAGCCCGAGCACATAGGCGTTCGGCCGCCGGCCGAGAAACAATGCCTTGCGCCCGGAACCCGGTTCGGTGCGGATCAGCGGATGATGCGCGCCCACCACATCACGGACATCGGTGACAGGTTTGTAGCCCTTGCGGAGCATCCCAGCGCTATTGGTGGAGGCGTCGTGCACCGCAATCTTGCCGGTGGCGTCCTTCTTCAGGTCGGCCGGCAAGGCCTCATAGGCGGCGAACATGTTCGCGAAATGCGTGTTGCCGCCGGTCGGCGGAATTTCCAGCGAATGAAGCATGGCCGCCTTGGGCGGCACTTCGACATAGGTCATGTCGGCATGCCAGACGGCCTCGCCATCGCCCAGATTCCCGATCGGCTTGCCGTCTTGCACGACATTGGAGATGACGTTGAGCTCCGGATGCTCCTTGTTGAAGGGCGCGCCATATGGATTGGGTCCGGGTGGATCGAGCTCGCCGAAGCGCCGGCTGAAGGCAATGAGCTGCGGGTCGGAGAGCTTTTGCGCGTGAAAAACGACGACCAACCGTTCGCTCCAGACTTTCTCGATGGCATCGACGTCACCTTGGGAGACGGGTTTTGAAAGATCGATGCCATCGATTTCCGCGCCGAGAGAAGCGCCAAGGTTCTTCATCGAGAGTGCCACTGCTGAGTCTCCTTTGACCGGATCGGCACGGAAACCGAATTGGCCTCAGTCAAAACTGAACGCCAATCGACTTGATGGGACCTTCCCATTTCTTGATTTCGTCCTCAACGAATTTGGCGAGATACTCCGACGATCTGCGCTCGGGGATGACCAGATCGGAGCCGACCATGTGGAGCCGCTCTTGCATGGATGGCGTGTCCATGGCGGCAAGCGCGGCACTCTGAAGTTTTTGCACGATTGCACCCGGGGTGCGCCTGGGCAGGAACAAGGCGTACCAGCTGGGCACGTCGAAGTCCGTCAGTCCTTGCTCATGTGCGGTCGCTAAATCCGGCATGCTCGGCGAGCGGTGCTTGCTCAAGACCGCAATCGCCTTGATCAGCTGGCCGGCGACCTGCGGCATAGCCGTTGGAAGGCTTGGGCACTGGTAATCGACACGTCCCGCAAGGAGATCCTGCATTGCCTGCCCGCCACTGCGATACGGAACATGCGTGACATGAACGCCGATCGCCGAATTCAGGATCTCGCAGGCGAGATGATTGGACCCTCCGAGCCCTGCTGAGCTGTATTGCATTTTCGACTGATTGGCTTTCGTGTACGCGATGAATTCCTGCAAGTTGTTAGCTGGAAAATCCTTGCGCACGACCAGCACGAGCGACTGGTCAGTGATCAGAGCCACCGGAGCAAAATCGGTCAGGGCATTGTAGAGCGGCTTTTTGTAAAGTGACTGATTCTGCGCGTGCGTGCCGACGTTGCCGAGTACGAATTGGTAGCCGTCAGCAGGCCCTTTTGCCACGCGGTTCGTGCCTGTCATGCCGCCCGCGCCACCGACGTTCTCGACAATGACCGGCTGGTGAAGCTGCGCGCTCAAGCCATCCGCCACGATGCGCGCGATCGCGTCAGTGGTTCCGCCCGCGCCGAACGGCGCAACCATGGTCATCGGCCGGTTCGGCCAATCCTCGGCGAAAACTGGCTCCGCGATGAGACCAGACGCTGAGATCAACGCGACAGTAGCGAGCCGCTTCATGGTTGCCTCCCGGTGAAAGATCGATCAGTTCAAATTGCAGTCACCCCGATTGCGGATGTTTGAATTGCATTCTCGTGGATGAACCATACTGCGGATGCTTCAAAATAAAATATGGACTGTTCTATATTCAGAAGATATTTTTCGTTGCTTATGGACACCCTCTTTCTCGAGAGCTTCGTGAGTGTAATCGACAATGGGTCGATCGCGGAGGCGGCGCGCCGCCTCAATCTCACCCCAGCGGCCGTCGCTCAGCGAATACGCATCCTCGAACGCGAAATCGGCGCGAACCTTCTCACGCGCTCGGGGCGCACCGTACAACCGACGGAGGCTGGGTCTGCGATCCTTGGCCGCGCACGAGAGCTGCTAAGCGATGTCCGCGATCTCAGATCGATTGCTACCAGCGACGAGATGTCAGGAGAGCTGCGCTTGGGCGCAATTGCGCCTGCGCTCTCCGGACTACTACCGGACGTTCTTGCCTTGCTGACTCGAAAATATCCACAGCTCGACATCTATGTCAGGCGCAGCACGTCAGCCGAAGCTTATCAAAGCGTGCTTGACGGCGACCTCGACGCCGCGATCATCATCGAGCCGCCGTTTGCGATTCCTAAATCTTGCGACTGGCGCGTTTTCCGCGAAGAGCCGCTCATAGTGTGGGCGCCGGCATCGGCGGCCGGCCGTGATGCGCACACGCTTTTGGCAAGCGAGCCGTTCATCAGATACGACCGCAACAACTGGACGGGGCGTCTGGTTGACCAATATCTGCGCCGCTTCGGTATTCGGCCGAACGAACGCTTCGAGCTG is a window encoding:
- the rlmB gene encoding 23S rRNA (guanosine(2251)-2'-O)-methyltransferase RlmB gives rise to the protein MADRKWDPKQSKPRRPRDKSRFAPKPKPVRPGIPEGVAILYGWHTVAAALANPRRTIRKIIATENAAHRLGEEGLALPVAPEIVRPDAIAARLSADAVHNGLLVEADPLPALELEDLGDEGTVLVLDQITDPHNVGAILRSAAAFGVSAIVTTARHSPEATGVLAKAASGALDLVPTVTVQNLARALTKLKERGWLTVGLDSEGETDLAAADLREPLALVLGAEGKGLRQLTRTTCDIHARLALPGVLKSLNVSNAAAVALYAAMQQLRKS
- a CDS encoding enoyl-CoA hydratase — encoded protein: MTGSVEVALEARKLGAVARVTVQNAAKLNTLNSHLMLAFVAELEALAKREDLRAVVLTGAGEKAFIGGADIFEMATLDAEKAEAFITLVHRSCNALREMPVPVIARVNGYALGAGLEIAAACDLRVASSNALFGMPEVKVGIPSVVEAALLPGLIGWGRTRELLLWGENIDAATALAWGLVEHVVAPVEIDAAVEARLDALLAAGPQAVRLQKKLIRDWENMTLDQAVRAGIESFKQAYATDEPGRMMAAFVERARQKKR
- a CDS encoding MaoC/PaaZ C-terminal domain-containing protein codes for the protein MGRTYEEFEVGQRFETARRTVTDADINSFAGLTADFNPVHMDQVFAAQSGFEGRIAHGPMIVGMAFGLASRADVMDGTILALLEIAWKFVRPVRPGDTILAVFTVVEKRPTRAPDRGVVTMQIDVHNQHGDVAQTGTAKTLIRRRDASAGQALPRPE
- a CDS encoding type II toxin-antitoxin system RelE/ParE family toxin, whose amino-acid sequence is MIRSFKNKALAELWERGRAAKIDARMYDRIFARLDRLDVAVRPDEMNVPGFDFHALRGFKPTRYSVHLNGPWCITFEFEDGDASRVDFEQYH
- a CDS encoding HigA family addiction module antitoxin; the protein is MVYAAKRNPNRCPTHPGALLRDDVIPATGRSKAEIAALLGISRQHLYDILRERKPVSPAVAVRLGKLFGDGAGVWTRMQAAYDTWQAERKEDVSKIPTIRARAA
- a CDS encoding tripartite tricarboxylate transporter substrate-binding protein, which codes for MGLPRRNVLKLATAAVALPALPRAAFAQAAYPSKPITIVVPYAAGGPTDTIARILAERLRVSLGQTLIIENTTGAGGTIGVGRVVRAAPDGYTIGIGQNGSHVVTGATYQRLPYDLLNDLQPLTLLTDAPFFLAARKTFPADDLKGLIAWMKANPGQIIFANGGNGSITHISGLLFMDLTGTTGQVVPYRGNAPAMQDVVAGQVDIMIADPVTGVPQARGGSIKAYAVTANKRLSTAPEIPTVDEAGLPGYYVSLWHGLWMPKGTPQPIMDKLNAAVAEALADPTVQGKLASIGQDIFSADRQTPQGLDAHQRAEIAKWWPLIKAAEIKVE
- a CDS encoding DUF4344 domain-containing metallopeptidase, producing the protein MALAFMAVSGGLLWAAPPADDFDGAARLEAAVEAISTHPRVKDVPRDRLKATTEFAVGNVLFVLLHEAAHGLISDLGLPVLGREEDAADQFATVTMLDMKTEFTHRTLVNSAKAWLISDRRARDEGEAVTYYDNHGLDLQRAYNIVCLMVGSDNDRFEDLANEVNLPDDRQESCAFDYSNAQWSWEQALKPHRRAPDQERTKYEIIYGKAEGTFDLFEKVARETGIMKRVVDRLVDLYVWKKPFTIELLTCGSSGAKWVGSDHKITLCYELAEEFVQLYKLHGEDPLASLSPAAGSRLGGQLGFR
- a CDS encoding mandelate racemase/muconate lactonizing enzyme family protein — translated: MKISEITIRTVRLPLIRPYVLSYRTFNEFEPIIVEVRDADGRTGWGEGHISPGSSSETREGGWSFCREYATAVVAKDTAQAKALISANAGFSKVAATALLTAIEMLEDHPALKIASDIRLPLLTPFNSSSPADIEEEVERRLQDGFRTFKIKVGKDADADTARVRLIQRAINGRATIRIDANRAFAERDACRFAGALDPAGVELFEQPCRTEDWDANANVAKVSSVPIMLDEPICELDDIKRAADIRNVGFCKLKLKRFGGLDLLRQGLDLVRDCGMEPVLGDGLSSELGCWMEACIASQTIRNAGEFNGFLKPKERLFREPLLFSAGELILKSGYTPSIDMDRLAEHETSRERVVANGLHLI